Genomic window (Ostrea edulis chromosome 9, xbOstEdul1.1, whole genome shotgun sequence):
TTTGTCTATAAGATGGGAGACATTTCGCTATATAGCCCTATTTCAGTGGGGTTAATGCTCCTAGTTAGCCAGATGTCCGGGGGTGGGGTGATAATTTGTCTATAAGATGGGAGACATTTCGCTATATAGCCCTATTTCAGTGGGGTTAATGCTCCTAGTTAGCCGGGGGTGAGGGTGGGACTACTTTGATTATAGTCAGGTTTTCGATGTGACAAATGGCTAGGGGGCAAGGTTACTCTTTTACTCTGTGATGGTGAATAAAGAATAACTTGAATTTTCAACATACCGTAGgtcgtaaatatcacttaggaTCATCCACTATCCTAAAGTAATACTAAATGGCCAGGCATAAAGTAGATTTTCCGGAGGGGCATCCTACTTAGGGGGAGGTCTACTCTATAGCACCAGGGGCTTCATCTCATGCTCCACCAGGGCTTGGCCCTGGACACACTGGAGGCAAAACGGTGGACTCTTCAGACCCATTGCCTCTGAGGACTGGTCCACGCCCCCTCCCATCCGCACCCCTCTTAAGCTGAAACTTTGCATCCACAACCTCATATTCTGTCTGAGAAGCTGTATCGACTGATAATCGGTCTTTCTAAAGGTACCTAATTTCTACACATTATGTTGTGTTAAACCGAATTAAAACACTGCATAagagatattaaatgtgtttgtATTTAAATAACTAGGGTAAAGGGGAACACTGGCTATAGAGAAAGATTTCCCTTGGAAGACCTTCTATACAATGAGActcccccccaccccacccccacccccacccacccccgaaTACTGgctatacagtgaaacttcttccggggaagtctcactatatagccagtcttccgaGGAAAGCCTCACTATTTATAGCAATATTTAGaggtctcactatatagccagactTCCGGCGGAAGTCTCACTATAGGAAACCCTTACTAGTTCGCTCATCAACTATGGTAACTAAAGTTGAATCAAAGTACGGTCGAACTGTCTTTGGTCGAAACCGGAAGGAGTGTCACTGCGCATGTTTAGTCTACCATACAGCAACCTATGCTTGGAGAGTGATTGAACTTTAGTAACCGGACATGCGCATTGAAGGTCCGGAAGCAAGCTAGGCATGCGCAATGAAGTTTCGTAAGTCGACTAGACAACTACTATAGTTGCTGATCGAACTTACTTTGGTTCAACTTTGGTTTAATAGTTGGTGGTAGAACTCGGCTTATATAACAAGTCTTCCAGGAGAAGTCTCACTATGGGACAGTCTTATTATATACCGGTAGCCAGTCTTCCGGGGTAAGTCTCACTATGGGACAGTCTTAttatatagccagtcttccgggGTAAGCCTCACTATGAGATAGTCTTATTATATAACCAATCTtccgggggaagtctcactatatagccagactttcgggggaagtctcactatgggGAAGTTTGACTATATAaccagacttccgggggaagTCTCTCTGTAGGAAAGTCTTATAATATAACCAATCGTCCGGGGAAGTCTCGCTATATtgccagacttccgggggaagtctcactatgggAAAGTCTCACTATATACTCAGTCTTCCAGCGGAAGTCTCACGATATAACACTGGTCTCCCTAACTATGAGGTTAGAGCGCTCGCTTCGTGGCCGGGAGGTTTTAAGTAAGAGCCTTGCTCGTACATGTAACTCAGCCTCGTCAAAGACTTATAAGAATACAGGTATTGTCTGCTCGTTTGCCATGCAAATGCTCGGTGTTTAGAAACCGAAGTTCCGCTTCTCGACAAGCGTTGGCACGATGACGAACCCTCACTCCTACGGCTTTTAGCGTCAGAGCATAGGTATAACTTCGTGACGTTTCCGTaggattgaaaaattctcaaagggacgtaaaacaataaataaatagtCAAAATCCTCATTTAGAATTATTACGGGATCAGTATGACTGACCGGCTCACAAAATACAGTATTAGATAAGAGCACTGTTCTTGCCGCCGTGTGAAGTGTGttagtatgctggcgtgaagctgTAATTCAAGTAAACATACAATAAAGCTATGAGTTTTTTATAATAAAAGTCAACATTTACAAGATATACAAACCATGATAGATAGATACAAACTACACAatagataaatacatgtttatataacgAGGTGAGAAAAATCACATCAGAATTGTACTCTTGTCATAGAAATAGCCACACTGTATGTTgacaaaaaatcacttttaaaaaatgatccGATATTTTACCGATTGTAGAATTATTACACCATTATTTCAGTTTTTCTTGTGATTTATATCACACTACGTGTACATATCGTATCCTACGTATAGATTCCACCTTCCGCCTAATCCTTATTGAGTAGTTGGCGAACATAAAGAAATACTGTAAACTACAGTAGATGGAAGACAATCCTGATAACCATTTAGAGTGTTCGTTTCTTTCAGtatagtacaatgtatatcttattcaaaatatcttaagtCAAATGAATTATATGGACAAATGTTTAATATGAAGAATTTTCGGCCAGGCGAaagtttgcccaactctttgcCGAAAACCTCCGCTTCCGTGTCTATGTGCGGTATCCCCTGCCAAGTTGCACCTCATCGTTTCTGAAATAATATAGCAGTATTACATCTGAACGTCAAAATGGTCAATTTTAAACGGTGAATtccataaaacattttttttttctctgtaaccatcgtcgcaaaccactgCTGAAACGTACGCTCCTCTCCTCTTTCAGGAAGAAACTCTCCTCTCCCCTTTCAGGAAAAAAAGGGGAGAGGAGCGTACGTTTCAGCTGTGGTTTGGTGAAAaggtaatttctgtggaaacaagGGGTTGTCTAAATTCAGTTTTTCCAGTAAAGACCTACTATGAATAATCCTCTCGCTCCACAGAAATTAGTGAAAGGGGAGAGGAGCGTGCATTTCAGCCGTGGTTTGCGGCGATGCTCTTTACCGAGTGTTATCGTAGAGATCGTCCATTTCATTAGACTCGTCTGGAATTGGAGGAGGTGCTCGTCGTCTCGGTTTCTGCAGACGTTGTGTCAGACCACGTGATCTACGCTTTTCAAAATGAGGTTCTTTAGGTGGCTGTGGCTGGAACACCTGTGTGTATAAGGGAGTTTTACTAGTCAGTAACAGTCAACACTAAAAACAATTTCCTGCCATGAAATGCGTTAGTATACTTCGCACTACTGTGGGTTCGTCGggtatttgaatttttaatggGAGGGAGGGGAGGTGTTCTGTTACCCACCGGAGGTTCGTAAATTTCATCGTCATCATCGTCATCTTCCATTTGCATAGGGTAAGACGAACCGTCTCCGTGCGCTTCTCCGTTCTCCATTCTTCTCAGTTCGACGTCATCACCCTTCTTCTCGTTACTTAGTGCGAATGATTCTCCTGTGTATCAAATATGCCAACTTTGATTTATAGGGGAAGGAAGGGAGCGACATATTAAGAAATTCCACGAAGACAACGACAGGTTAATGTTTAATAGAATAGAtaatcgattgattgattgaatattgtttgacgtctagataattgaaatgaaataccTTCCACGAACGTCTCAGCTTGTAAAGGATCTACACCAAAGAAAGATGTAATCGCTTCTGGATATCGAAGATCTAGGATCCAGATCACGGCACCCAAAACTATGCACATTATCCCTATCAAAGTTTTCAACGAGGATTTATTTCtcatttcatttcatacatatgtacttTTGACAATATGGTATATTTCGTTACCTGTATAAGTTTAATGTTTTTTAGTAAttcataataaaatgaaaaggcAGCCAAACCTGTGaacaaattaacataaaaacaCGGTCCGAAATGGAACTCCAATTTGTGTTCGGCGCTGAATGGAATGATAAGCTCGTTCACGTTTCTAATGCTGGCCCAAGCAATATTAGCTCCCACCATAGTACCTCCGGTCAACATCAATAGGTATGCTCCATACTTTAGCAGTATAAAGAACAGAATGATTGTCAGGATCCACAGAGGAAGCGCGAGCCTGCGAGAGGTGTAATTCCATTGTTATCATAGGCAGATTTGATTTGCtcaaatttctgttttcaaAAATAGCATTTGAATATTGAGTCATTGGTTAATTTTAAATGTTCCCCGTAACCTTTGTTtatttacttctttttttttttttttctttttttttttctttttcttttaccCTTTTGATTTTTCGGAGGAATgcatacatttttcaaaagaataGATTTAATGTCGAAGCGTCTGTAACGAAAtcaatacacatacaatatataacCTTACCACATCATGATGTGGGCGTACCACCCTGCCTGTCTGTAATGACGCCCCCATCTGATCCCCTCCCCGTCAAACGTGAAGTATTCGGCTATCCAGATAATGGGTAGGGGAGTACCTCGAAACTGGGCGGCTCGAAACTCTTGGTTGAAACGTCCAGCtacaatagaaattttaacaGTACACAGTACACATAGAAAGTTGAAGGAATTCAAGGTCGAAACGACTACTTCAAGAGGTTGCAAGAGGCACCGACAAAGTTATCAATACGATGTTACATAATCTCGCCAAAAACCCGCCATATCTATCGAGTTTTGGGGTGTGTGTTTTTTTACCAAATATTCCAAATCCCAGTCTCCCCTGTTCCCATCTCCAGTCAAAGTTTTCGTTGTAGTTGATGGTTTCATTGAAAGGTCCCCGATTTTCTCCTTCAGCTGCAATATCACAAAAAGTGTAATCTAAAATAATGTGTTAGTGAGCACCACGATTCATCGGACACCACGTATTACGTATTTTAGAAGTTTATTTCCGAAGGTAAAGGATCCGAaagacaaaacaaacaaataaacctTGCTTTAGTTCAGTTACATCATTGCAGGCGAACTGATCgtcaacaaacaaataaaccTTGCTTTAGTTCAGTTACATCATTGCAGGCGAACTGACCgtcaacaaacaaataaaccTTGCTTTAGTTCAGTTACATCATTGCAGGCGAACTGATCgtcaacaaacaaataaaccTTGCTTTAGTTCAGTTACATCATTGCAGGCGAACTGACCGTCGTATTTTTTAGTTTCACATTGACTTTTTGCCATATACTTTAAAACCTTTTTTGTCAAAACTTATGCAGATTAGTGAGGATTACTTCgatattttttatatactgTGGGTATTGAACAAATCAATCGTCtacgaaaaggtgaagataacgaacagttattaatctcataactcctatgaggaatacaaaatagagttaggcaaacatggactcctgggcataccagaggtgggatcaggtgcctaggaagagtaagcatctgACTAAACAAGATCGCGGAATTAACGTCTCGcgaaatatatgtaatttacaGTACATGCAGTGAAAGAAAACAGTAACCGTTTTAGAACCCTATGATGTAATCCTAAAATGATCTATGGCAATCTCACATTTTTTATCATCGCCTGATAATCACTGTAGAAAATTGAAATTCGCCTTAGTTTAGAAACCTAATAAAGTGACGTTCACAAGCGTGTAGATCACAGATCATGTTTCCTCGAATCTCCATCTTTACTTCGCTCCTTGTTACACAAATATACAAAGATGACCAATCATCGTTGGTAACCCATGGTTACCTCAAGATAAGAGATGGTGAGACCGACCGTGGGTTACCGTTGATGATGGCCAATCAGATTTGGCGAACCTTTCAGTGTGACGTTGATGCCTCGGAGACTCATTAACACCTCGATGTCGGCGGTTATCTCCCCTGCCGATCCCGCCTTGTATTTGGTCCGTACATCCGTGGATTCTGCCGTCTCCCAGAAACCATAGTTGCACACTGCGCACAATCAGCAcagatatcagaaaatcaaaagaaattgtTGCTTACATACTTGTAATGAATCAGATAATTAACTCTAAAATTTCATCAATGTCTGACCACCAAAGTCTACAACAATTATCGAAACAATTGTTGtgtaaaaatatcttaatttcgtttgatattttaatgtattCGAGGGTATGTATACCCAAACGATGTCAGTATTttataattcttttaaattgattttgattgtATGTACTGTATCATACTAATACTCTTTAGAATCCACTTACACATTATGACTCCGCCGATGTAGAGCGTCACAGTTATGCGAATGAATGCGAAGATTCTCTAAAAATATACAtcaaattatataattatacaatttGGCATACATTCATATTGTTTAAAACAAGGTATCCTTCCTTT
Coding sequences:
- the LOC125657519 gene encoding dual oxidase maturation factor 1-like; this translates as MASPGLFDAFRSNGAPTYYESFKTPFMADILESGLIYAFVILGFSFFVILPGIRGKERIFAFIRITVTLYIGGVIMLCNYGFWETAESTDVRTKYKAGSAGEITADIEVLMSLRGINVTLKAEGENRGPFNETINYNENFDWRWEQGRLGFGIFAGRFNQEFRAAQFRGTPLPIIWIAEYFTFDGEGIRWGRHYRQAGWYAHIMMWLALPLWILTIILFFILLKYGAYLLMLTGGTMVGANIAWASIRNVNELIIPFSAEHKLEFHFGPCFYVNLFTGIMCIVLGAVIWILDLRYPEAITSFFGVDPLQAETFVEGESFALSNEKKGDDVELRRMENGEAHGDGSSYPMQMEDDDDDDEIYEPPVFQPQPPKEPHFEKRRSRGLTQRLQKPRRRAPPPIPDESNEMDDLYDNTRNDEVQLGRGYRT